In Candidatus Bathyarchaeota archaeon, the genomic window GATTGGATGTAGCTCTCCACCGCTTGCTAATCCTTCAACCGTTTCAATTGTTGCACCATCTGCATCAATTGCAAGGACCATGCATGAAGGAACCGCTATACCATTCATTAACACGGTACAAGCACCGCATTCTCCTAGACCGCAGCCTATTGCCGTACCTTTCAAGGCAAACTCATTCCTTAGGACGGTCGCTAGTGTCAATCGGGAACTTACCAATACAGACACTGGATTGCCATTAATGGTGTACGACACCTCTTCGCCATCAGTTGGTCCGACGGCTGGAGCTGCTGGTTTCCCTGGCATAGCTATTTGAGTTGCTCCGTAAGTTGCAGCCGCTCCCACTATAAGACCAGCTACAGCTCCCTTGACAAAGCCTCGCCGTGATACATTTCCTGTTTTTTTACTCATTTTCTATTTTTCTCCAATTTTATAATTTATCTTTTTTTACGCCTTTTTTAGGCGAAAGAATATGTCAATCTTCGATATATATATAACAGTTGTTATTTTAGACGCGTATGTTTATTCAATCCTGCAAACTTCAAAGAGCTATGTAACTTAAAACGCTTACTCTAATTTGATAGTACTACTCACTTTAACAAATTATGGGCTATTGCGGATTTAATGATGCTGGTCTGGGTTATCAGGCCCAATAATTTTCCTTTTTCATCAACAATGGGTATCCTTTGTATTCCTGTTTTTATCATTAATTCAACTATCTCTTTGGTTGTTGTATCAACTTTGCCTTTTACTAAATTCGTTGTCATCAGATCTTCGACTGGTAGGTTTGATACATCTGTACCAGCCAAATCTATATCTCTTAAAGTAATCATCCCAACAACTTTACCGTTTTTATCCACAACTGGGAGTCCACCGATTCCATGTCTCATCATCTTTAGACGAGCAAGTGCTATTTTGTTTCCAACTTCTATTACATAGACATCTCTAATCATAATGTCTTTGGCAAAGAAATTGACCATAGCGATCATTAGATAATGGAATTGGACTGGAAATAAAAATTTTTGTTAATGAGTAATAGAAAAAATTTCTTAGATCGCTAGATCTCCTGCAAATAGTGTTGTCAGAGCACGCGTGAGTGGCGATGGGCCATCTACCCATTCAACTTTTACCCCGAACGCTCCTATAGTCCTTGCAGTAACAAGATAAACGTCGGCTTCTCCCTTGTTCAGTTTGATCTTTTTCCTATATCCTGCATCTTTGATCTTAGTCATAACTGATTCATCCAGACTCACCTCAATAGTATCGTCTCTACTTGTATCTACAATATTGTCATCTGTGAGTGCCTTGATTGTAAGTTTTGTATCTTCATTCAATACTATTTTTTGTGGGTAGAATATGCGTAATTTAGTAGCTTTGATTTTCTTCTTTTTTGCACGAGACCTGACTTTCTTTTTCTGCGAAGGTTTACTCAATTTATTAAAAACCTCTAATAAGATTTTACAAATCCTATGGAAAAGTAGTTTAAATAAATGCTTAAGCGCGCTATATTAAATTTTATCTTACAATAAGCACTGGGCAAGACGCGTGGTGGCTGACTTTATTACTTACACTGCCTAGTAAGAAGCTTTTCACCGTACTCATCCCTCTGCTTCCAATAACGATTAAATCAAAATTCTCAGCCTTAGCAATTTGAACGATTTTATCAGCTGCTTGTCCAACCTCAAGCCTTGTATCTGGGACAAATCCTTTTTCTTTGGCTATCTTCTTTGAAGCAGTGAGAATATCTTTTCCAGCATTTTCTAATGGTCTAAAATCGACTATACCAGCTTCTACACCAAATAATATCGGCTGAGGTACTACACATAAAAGAATTAATTTCGATCGGAATTTCTTTACAATATCACAAGCAAATTGAATTGCTTTTTCAGCGCCCTCGGATCCATCTACTGGCACTAAAATTTTTTTGAACATGTTTTCACTTCTATGGGAAATATCGCATCCCATCTATGTCTAGAAATTAATCCTTAATGGCTTCTAATAGACTTGCTACATTCCAGAGTTTTACTCGTGTGTAGGGAGGCATATTTGGATCCTGGGAAATTTCGTCCAAAGTACTAATCGCATTTGAAGCTCTTACTGCTAGGCTATGATCCGATACTTGCAGAACATCCATCGCTTCCTTAGCAGCTCTTCGAATATTTCTTGGCGTAGTTGTATCTTGGGATACATCCAACAGAACCTCCGAAGCCTGTTCCATTCTTTTTTCAAATTCTTCCTTTTTTTTGGAGCGCGACATACCATCACTCTCTACTTATATAGAACTATTGACTCAAAAAAAGTTTGAAATAAATCTTAAACTTTTCCTAATCTAGGGAGGTGCTAAAAATAAGCTCTGAAGTCAAGCGGATGGCCGAATTATTGAAATCTGGAGCAAAAATGCTTTCTGAAGCTTGCCCACAATGTAGTTCACCTTTATTTGAAGTAAAGGGAGAAATATTCTGTGCCAAATGTAACAAATCCGTAGTGAAATTGAAACCAACCGATAAAGAAAGTAAGCTTGTAGGTTCGAGAGTAATGGATATGGTTGAACAAACTCTCCTAGATAAAATACAAGAAGTTACAACTTTGATTAACGATGAGCATGAACAGGACAAGCTTCTGAATCTAATAAATATATTATCTGGTTATCTAACTGCACTTGAAAAAATTAAGAAATTGAAATAGACCACATTTTTAGGGGCTTTCTCTTTAATAATCTAATGATAAATTGAATAAACAACATAAATGTGATATAGATTTGAGAATTGTAGAAGAGGCTCTTGAACTAACCTGTAAAAAAGTTAATGACATATCAAAAATAAATGCTGAGAAAGTTTGTATTGGTCTTGGGTACACAGGTGTTAAGTTATCTACAGGTCATGCTGGTCTTTGTCACACTCAACAGAGCGAACTATCTCCCCAATGCTGTCAAGTAAATGATGAAGCAGGAACTTTTGCTGGCAGTTCAGTCTTAGAATTAGCATCTTTGGTAAAGTCTTGGGACTTTATAAAAAATAATATTGGAATAGCAACTTTGAACGCTCTTTTTCAAGTGATTGCTGAAAGGAATTCTTCTGATTATCCACTATCTGAGGAAAATATAGTAGATTTTATTGAGATAAAAGCAGATGATACTGTTGTCATGATCGGGAAAATAGGCCCATTCATACAGCCAATGAAGGAGAAGACCGATAGGTTTTTCATAATTGAAAGGAACCCCCTTCATAGGGATGAAGGCACTCTACCGGATACTGCTTGTGAAGAATATTTACCTGAAGCCGATGTCCTTTTAATCACAGGATCAACAATTGCAAATGGCAGCATAGATTACATTCTTAATTCTTCAAAGAATGCTAGAGAAATAATAATGGTGGGTCCTACTTGTGGTCTGATCCCTGATCCCTTTTTCAATAAAGGGGTAACTACTATAGGAGGAGTTAAAATCACAGATGCCGACAAAGCCCTTCAAATTATAGCCGAGGGTGGAGGTACTAAAGCACTTAAACCTGCTATGAAGTTCACAACAATTAAACCGAAGAAATGATCCTTATCAAACATTATTTTTTTACCTAATATGATAAAAACAATCAAAACCAGGATTAAAGCTGCGATGGTCAATATTGGTAATACATACTATTATTAGCAAATTTTCGAGTTAAGTTTAAATTTTTGAATCAATCCTTCCTCAATATGAAGGTTTTTACAATGACAGATAAATGTGAAGAAGATCTATTTTGTGGAATAAACAGCTCCAGTGCTCCAAATCCTGAAGAAATGAATGATTTGGAAAAGAAACACACTCCTGTTATTGAATTATCAGGATCTCCTAAAGAAGGAGAAACTTTTGAAGTCTCAGTTGAAGTTGGAAAATATTTGAAACACCCAAATGAACATGCTCATTTTATTCAATGGATTGAGCTATACAGTGGAGATACATTCGTTGGGAGAGTAGATTTCTCCTCAGAACGTAGCGAACCCAAAGCTATTTTTACTATAAAGTTGGACCATATGCATCCATTAAGAGCCTTAGGCCATTGTAATATGCATGGTACTTGGGAATCGAAAAAAGAGGCATGATTTGAAAAAATGTCAGAATCTTTTGAAGATAAAATGAAAGCTATGAAGGACCTCTCTGATGAAGAGATGGCAAAAAGAATAGAGGAAGTAAAAGCAATTTGCGCATCCTTCTGTGGTGAATGCCCTTCTTATACAGGAACAGGAGAAACTGAATTAGGCTTCTGCATAACAGGCAAGAGCAAGGTCATTACTGAAGAGAAAGGATGTTTGTGCACAAGCTGTCCAATAACTTCACAAATGTCTTTGAGATGGAAATATTTCTGTACACTTGGCAGTGCAGAAGAATTATCTGAAGCTGAAAAAT contains:
- a CDS encoding (2Fe-2S)-binding protein → MPGKPAAPAVGPTDGEEVSYTINGNPVSVLVSSRLTLATVLRNEFALKGTAIGCGLGECGACTVLMNGIAVPSCMVLAIDADGATIETVEGLASGGELHPIQKAFIKNRGFQCGFCTPGFMMATKGLLDKNPNPTEDEMRDALSGNICRCTGYVRIMESAMEAAEAA
- a CDS encoding CBS domain-containing protein, which produces MVNFFAKDIMIRDVYVIEVGNKIALARLKMMRHGIGGLPVVDKNGKVVGMITLRDIDLAGTDVSNLPVEDLMTTNLVKGKVDTTTKEIVELMIKTGIQRIPIVDEKGKLLGLITQTSIIKSAIAHNLLK
- a CDS encoding universal stress protein; protein product: MFKKILVPVDGSEGAEKAIQFACDIVKKFRSKLILLCVVPQPILFGVEAGIVDFRPLENAGKDILTASKKIAKEKGFVPDTRLEVGQAADKIVQIAKAENFDLIVIGSRGMSTVKSFLLGSVSNKVSHHASCPVLIVR
- a CDS encoding UPF0147 family protein, coding for MSRSKKKEEFEKRMEQASEVLLDVSQDTTTPRNIRRAAKEAMDVLQVSDHSLAVRASNAISTLDEISQDPNMPPYTRVKLWNVASLLEAIKD
- a CDS encoding DUF364 domain-containing protein encodes the protein MRIVEEALELTCKKVNDISKINAEKVCIGLGYTGVKLSTGHAGLCHTQQSELSPQCCQVNDEAGTFAGSSVLELASLVKSWDFIKNNIGIATLNALFQVIAERNSSDYPLSEENIVDFIEIKADDTVVMIGKIGPFIQPMKEKTDRFFIIERNPLHRDEGTLPDTACEEYLPEADVLLITGSTIANGSIDYILNSSKNAREIIMVGPTCGLIPDPFFNKGVTTIGGVKITDADKALQIIAEGGGTKALKPAMKFTTIKPKK
- a CDS encoding desulfoferrodoxin family protein, whose product is MTDKCEEDLFCGINSSSAPNPEEMNDLEKKHTPVIELSGSPKEGETFEVSVEVGKYLKHPNEHAHFIQWIELYSGDTFVGRVDFSSERSEPKAIFTIKLDHMHPLRALGHCNMHGTWESKKEA
- a CDS encoding DUF2769 domain-containing protein, yielding MSESFEDKMKAMKDLSDEEMAKRIEEVKAICASFCGECPSYTGTGETELGFCITGKSKVITEEKGCLCTSCPITSQMSLRWKYFCTLGSAEELSEAEK